In Syngnathus scovelli strain Florida chromosome 10, RoL_Ssco_1.2, whole genome shotgun sequence, the following are encoded in one genomic region:
- the klhl30 gene encoding kelch-like protein 30 isoform X4: protein MVDVTLSAGGRDFPCHRGVLALCSGFFSSMFSGDFTESIAARVELQEVDPEILGCLLDFAYTGKLTINQSNVEGLIRTSSRLQFQTVRAVCTRYLQHQIDATNCLGILEFGEIHGCPEVVAKARAFLLENFEAVQLSEEFLLQEKDRLVSCLSHDGLQIRCEHARVEAVLRWVGHRREARLDHMPELLGLCRLELLDPDYLKGTLLQDALVQASDGCREAVEKVHIEKMHLAPKCMTHVDGQSPQPNLQEVLFVMGGRSLDDDSDDDSDDEDGERARARERRAPLKNCAFYNTKTKQWHELPNFPNPNKWGFSMVSLNNDVYVTGGSRGSNTNTWSTTETWKYITKEGRWVTVAPMLRPRTNHSSATLNGEIYVIGGTTLARVEVERYDPYHDTWTSTCPAVKYMTNFTCTACQGKLYVIGSCAVKYNALTMQCYNPVIDSWMNICSPFIPKYLSSPRSVCMEGNIYLLADNTKKVYSYDPDANLWQKIQLLHMLHENGGLVSLDGRLYVTGGHWKGMEGDYGVEVEVYNRASDTWEVEGFLPRLWFFSGVSTIFLDPTNWPRVFPADTT, encoded by the exons ATGGTGGACGTAACGCTGAGCGCCGGAGGTCGTGACTTCCCGTGCCACCGCGGTGTCCTGGCCCTCTGCAGTGGCTTCTTCAGCTCCATGTTCTCCGGGGATTTCACCGAGAGCATTGCGGCCCGCGTGGAGCTCCAAGAAGTGGACCCGGAAATACTGGGCTGCTTGTTGGACTTTGCCTACACGGGAAAACTGACCATCAACCAGAGTAACGTGGAGGGCCTGATCCGGACCTCCAGTAGGTTGCAGTTCCAGACGGTCCGTGCCGTGTGCACACGTTACCTCCAACACCAGATCGACGCGACCAACTGCTTGGGGATCCTGGAGTTTGGAGAAATCCACGGCTGCCCTGAGGTGGTGGCCAAGGCACGGGCTTTCCTCTTAGAGAACTTTGAGGCTGTTCAGCTGAGCGAGGAGTTCCTACTCCAGGAGAAAGACCGCTTGGTCTCCTGCCTGAGCCATGATGGCCTGCAGATCCGATGCGAGCACGCTCGGGTGGAAGCCGTTCTTAGGTGGGTCGGGCATCGGCGGGAAGCTCGGTTGGACCACATGCCGGAGCTGCTGGGCCTGTGCAGACTGGAGCTGCTTGACCCGGACTACCTGAAGGGGACGCTGTTGCAGGATGCTCTGGTGCAGGCCTCGGACGGCTGCAGGGAGGCCGTGGAGAAGGTCCACATAGAG AAGATGCACTTGGCGCCGAAGTGCATGACTCACGTGGACGGTCAGAGTCCACAGCCCAATCTGCAGGAGGTCCTCTTCGTCATGGGGGGTCGCTCCCTGGACGACGACTCCGACGATGACTCGGACGACGAGGATGGCGAGCGAGCCAGAGCGAGAGAGCGCAGAGCTCCGCTTAAAAACTGTGCCTTCTATAACACCAAGACAA AACAGTGGCATGAGCTTCCAAATTTCCCCAATCCAAACAAATGGGGCTTCTCCATGGTGTCGTTGAATAATGACGTCTACGTCACAG GAGGCTCTCGGGGCTCCAACACCAACACCTGGTCCACCACGGAGACATGGAAGTACATCACCAAGGAAGGACGCTGGGTCACGGTGGCGCCCATGCTCAGACCTCGCACCAATCACTCATCAGCCACGCTTAACGGAGAAATCTACGTCATTGGAG GTACGACATTAGCTCGGGTAGAAGTGGAGCGTTACGACCCGTACCACGACACATGGACCTCCACGTGTCCCGCCGTGAAGTACATGACCAATTTCACGTGTACGGCGTGCCAGGGGAAGCTCTACGTGATTGGCTCCTGCGCCGTCAAGTACAACGCCTTGACCATGCAGTGCTACAACCCCGTCATAG ATAGCTGGATGAATATCTGCTCGCCATTCATCCCCAAGTACCTTTCGTCTCCTCGCTCGGTGTGCATGGAAGGAAACATCTACCTGCTGGCCGACAACACCAAGAAAGTTTACTCCTACGACCCCGACGCTAATTTGTGGCAGAag ATCCAACTGCTCCACATGCTTCATGAGAACGGCGGCCTGGTGTCACTGGATGGGAGGTTGTATGTGACGGGCGGTCACTGGAAAGGGATGGAAGGCGATTACGGCGTGGAGGTGGAGGTGTACAACCGAGCCTCGGACACCTGGGAGGTGGAGGGCTTCCTGCCCAGACTCTGGTTCTTCAGCGGCGTCTCCACCATTTTCCTCGACCCCACCAACTGGCCTCGGGTCTTCCCCGCCGACACCACGTAG
- the klhl30 gene encoding kelch-like protein 30 isoform X2, with protein MVRNVDDLDFCLPSHPQTILDGLRTLCSQPKMVDVTLSAGGRDFPCHRGVLALCSGFFSSMFSGDFTESIAARVELQEVDPEILGCLLDFAYTGKLTINQSNVEGLIRTSSRLQFQTVRAVCTRYLQHQIDATNCLGILEFGEIHGCPEVVAKARAFLLENFEAVQLSEEFLLQEKDRLVSCLSHDGLQIRCEHARVEAVLRWVGHRREARLDHMPELLGLCRLELLDPDYLKGTLLQDALVQASDGCREAVEKVHIEKMHLAPKCMTHVDGQSPQPNLQEVLFVMGGRSLDDDSDDDSDDEDGERARARERRAPLKNCAFYNTKTKQWHELPNFPNPNKWGFSMVSLNNDVYVTGGSRGSNTNTWSTTETWKYITKEGRWVTVAPMLRPRTNHSSATLNGEIYVIGGTTLARVEVERYDPYHDTWTSTCPAVKYMTNFTCTACQGKLYVIGSCAVKYNALTMQCYNPVIDSWMNICSPFIPKYLSSPRSVCMEGNIYLLADNTKKVYSYDPDANLWQKIQLLHMLHENGGLVSLDGRLYVTGGHWKGMEGDYGVEVEVYNRASDTWEVEGFLPRLWFFSGVSTIFLDPTNWPRVFPADTT; from the exons ATGGTACGCAACGTGGACGACCTTGACTTCTGCCTGCCGTCGCACCCGCAGACCATCCTGGATGGCCTCCGTACCCTGTGCTCTCAGCCCAAGATGGTGGACGTAACGCTGAGCGCCGGAGGTCGTGACTTCCCGTGCCACCGCGGTGTCCTGGCCCTCTGCAGTGGCTTCTTCAGCTCCATGTTCTCCGGGGATTTCACCGAGAGCATTGCGGCCCGCGTGGAGCTCCAAGAAGTGGACCCGGAAATACTGGGCTGCTTGTTGGACTTTGCCTACACGGGAAAACTGACCATCAACCAGAGTAACGTGGAGGGCCTGATCCGGACCTCCAGTAGGTTGCAGTTCCAGACGGTCCGTGCCGTGTGCACACGTTACCTCCAACACCAGATCGACGCGACCAACTGCTTGGGGATCCTGGAGTTTGGAGAAATCCACGGCTGCCCTGAGGTGGTGGCCAAGGCACGGGCTTTCCTCTTAGAGAACTTTGAGGCTGTTCAGCTGAGCGAGGAGTTCCTACTCCAGGAGAAAGACCGCTTGGTCTCCTGCCTGAGCCATGATGGCCTGCAGATCCGATGCGAGCACGCTCGGGTGGAAGCCGTTCTTAGGTGGGTCGGGCATCGGCGGGAAGCTCGGTTGGACCACATGCCGGAGCTGCTGGGCCTGTGCAGACTGGAGCTGCTTGACCCGGACTACCTGAAGGGGACGCTGTTGCAGGATGCTCTGGTGCAGGCCTCGGACGGCTGCAGGGAGGCCGTGGAGAAGGTCCACATAGAG AAGATGCACTTGGCGCCGAAGTGCATGACTCACGTGGACGGTCAGAGTCCACAGCCCAATCTGCAGGAGGTCCTCTTCGTCATGGGGGGTCGCTCCCTGGACGACGACTCCGACGATGACTCGGACGACGAGGATGGCGAGCGAGCCAGAGCGAGAGAGCGCAGAGCTCCGCTTAAAAACTGTGCCTTCTATAACACCAAGACAA AACAGTGGCATGAGCTTCCAAATTTCCCCAATCCAAACAAATGGGGCTTCTCCATGGTGTCGTTGAATAATGACGTCTACGTCACAG GAGGCTCTCGGGGCTCCAACACCAACACCTGGTCCACCACGGAGACATGGAAGTACATCACCAAGGAAGGACGCTGGGTCACGGTGGCGCCCATGCTCAGACCTCGCACCAATCACTCATCAGCCACGCTTAACGGAGAAATCTACGTCATTGGAG GTACGACATTAGCTCGGGTAGAAGTGGAGCGTTACGACCCGTACCACGACACATGGACCTCCACGTGTCCCGCCGTGAAGTACATGACCAATTTCACGTGTACGGCGTGCCAGGGGAAGCTCTACGTGATTGGCTCCTGCGCCGTCAAGTACAACGCCTTGACCATGCAGTGCTACAACCCCGTCATAG ATAGCTGGATGAATATCTGCTCGCCATTCATCCCCAAGTACCTTTCGTCTCCTCGCTCGGTGTGCATGGAAGGAAACATCTACCTGCTGGCCGACAACACCAAGAAAGTTTACTCCTACGACCCCGACGCTAATTTGTGGCAGAag ATCCAACTGCTCCACATGCTTCATGAGAACGGCGGCCTGGTGTCACTGGATGGGAGGTTGTATGTGACGGGCGGTCACTGGAAAGGGATGGAAGGCGATTACGGCGTGGAGGTGGAGGTGTACAACCGAGCCTCGGACACCTGGGAGGTGGAGGGCTTCCTGCCCAGACTCTGGTTCTTCAGCGGCGTCTCCACCATTTTCCTCGACCCCACCAACTGGCCTCGGGTCTTCCCCGCCGACACCACGTAG
- the klhl30 gene encoding kelch-like protein 30 isoform X1: MVRNVDDLDFCLPSHPQTILDGLRTLCSQPKMVDVTLSAGGRDFPCHRGVLALCSGFFSSMFSGDFTESIAARVELQEVDPEILGCLLDFAYTGKLTINQSNVEGLIRTSSRLQFQTVRAVCTRYLQHQIDATNCLGILEFGEIHGCPEVVAKARAFLLENFEAVQLSEEFLLQEKDRLVSCLSHDGLQIRCEHARVEAVLRWVGHRREARLDHMPELLGLCRLELLDPDYLKGTLLQDALVQASDGCREAVEKVHIEKMHLAPKCMTHVDGQSPQPNLQEVLFVMGGRSLDDDSDDDSDDEDGERARARERRAPLKNCAFYNTKTKQWHELPNFPNPNKWGFSMVSLNNDVYVTGEAFTVCPSAILRLKQNVSPTGGSRGSNTNTWSTTETWKYITKEGRWVTVAPMLRPRTNHSSATLNGEIYVIGGTTLARVEVERYDPYHDTWTSTCPAVKYMTNFTCTACQGKLYVIGSCAVKYNALTMQCYNPVIDSWMNICSPFIPKYLSSPRSVCMEGNIYLLADNTKKVYSYDPDANLWQKIQLLHMLHENGGLVSLDGRLYVTGGHWKGMEGDYGVEVEVYNRASDTWEVEGFLPRLWFFSGVSTIFLDPTNWPRVFPADTT, encoded by the exons ATGGTACGCAACGTGGACGACCTTGACTTCTGCCTGCCGTCGCACCCGCAGACCATCCTGGATGGCCTCCGTACCCTGTGCTCTCAGCCCAAGATGGTGGACGTAACGCTGAGCGCCGGAGGTCGTGACTTCCCGTGCCACCGCGGTGTCCTGGCCCTCTGCAGTGGCTTCTTCAGCTCCATGTTCTCCGGGGATTTCACCGAGAGCATTGCGGCCCGCGTGGAGCTCCAAGAAGTGGACCCGGAAATACTGGGCTGCTTGTTGGACTTTGCCTACACGGGAAAACTGACCATCAACCAGAGTAACGTGGAGGGCCTGATCCGGACCTCCAGTAGGTTGCAGTTCCAGACGGTCCGTGCCGTGTGCACACGTTACCTCCAACACCAGATCGACGCGACCAACTGCTTGGGGATCCTGGAGTTTGGAGAAATCCACGGCTGCCCTGAGGTGGTGGCCAAGGCACGGGCTTTCCTCTTAGAGAACTTTGAGGCTGTTCAGCTGAGCGAGGAGTTCCTACTCCAGGAGAAAGACCGCTTGGTCTCCTGCCTGAGCCATGATGGCCTGCAGATCCGATGCGAGCACGCTCGGGTGGAAGCCGTTCTTAGGTGGGTCGGGCATCGGCGGGAAGCTCGGTTGGACCACATGCCGGAGCTGCTGGGCCTGTGCAGACTGGAGCTGCTTGACCCGGACTACCTGAAGGGGACGCTGTTGCAGGATGCTCTGGTGCAGGCCTCGGACGGCTGCAGGGAGGCCGTGGAGAAGGTCCACATAGAG AAGATGCACTTGGCGCCGAAGTGCATGACTCACGTGGACGGTCAGAGTCCACAGCCCAATCTGCAGGAGGTCCTCTTCGTCATGGGGGGTCGCTCCCTGGACGACGACTCCGACGATGACTCGGACGACGAGGATGGCGAGCGAGCCAGAGCGAGAGAGCGCAGAGCTCCGCTTAAAAACTGTGCCTTCTATAACACCAAGACAA AACAGTGGCATGAGCTTCCAAATTTCCCCAATCCAAACAAATGGGGCTTCTCCATGGTGTCGTTGAATAATGACGTCTACGTCACAGGTGAAGCTTTCACTGTTTGCCCGTCAGCCATTTTGAGGCTCAAACAAAATGTCTCCCCCACAGGAGGCTCTCGGGGCTCCAACACCAACACCTGGTCCACCACGGAGACATGGAAGTACATCACCAAGGAAGGACGCTGGGTCACGGTGGCGCCCATGCTCAGACCTCGCACCAATCACTCATCAGCCACGCTTAACGGAGAAATCTACGTCATTGGAG GTACGACATTAGCTCGGGTAGAAGTGGAGCGTTACGACCCGTACCACGACACATGGACCTCCACGTGTCCCGCCGTGAAGTACATGACCAATTTCACGTGTACGGCGTGCCAGGGGAAGCTCTACGTGATTGGCTCCTGCGCCGTCAAGTACAACGCCTTGACCATGCAGTGCTACAACCCCGTCATAG ATAGCTGGATGAATATCTGCTCGCCATTCATCCCCAAGTACCTTTCGTCTCCTCGCTCGGTGTGCATGGAAGGAAACATCTACCTGCTGGCCGACAACACCAAGAAAGTTTACTCCTACGACCCCGACGCTAATTTGTGGCAGAag ATCCAACTGCTCCACATGCTTCATGAGAACGGCGGCCTGGTGTCACTGGATGGGAGGTTGTATGTGACGGGCGGTCACTGGAAAGGGATGGAAGGCGATTACGGCGTGGAGGTGGAGGTGTACAACCGAGCCTCGGACACCTGGGAGGTGGAGGGCTTCCTGCCCAGACTCTGGTTCTTCAGCGGCGTCTCCACCATTTTCCTCGACCCCACCAACTGGCCTCGGGTCTTCCCCGCCGACACCACGTAG
- the klhl30 gene encoding kelch-like protein 30 isoform X3, which produces MVRNVDDLDFCLPSHPQTILDGLRTLCSQPKMVDVTLSAGGRDFPCHRGVLALCSGFFSSMFSGDFTESIAARVELQEVDPEILGCLLDFAYTGKLTINQSNVEGLIRTSSRLQFQTVRAVCTRYLQHQIDATNCLGILEFGEIHGCPEVVAKARAFLLENFEAVQLSEEFLLQEKDRLVSCLSHDGLQIRCEHARVEAVLRWVGHRREARLDHMPELLGLCRLELLDPDYLKGTLLQDALVQASDGCREAVEKKMHLAPKCMTHVDGQSPQPNLQEVLFVMGGRSLDDDSDDDSDDEDGERARARERRAPLKNCAFYNTKTKQWHELPNFPNPNKWGFSMVSLNNDVYVTGGSRGSNTNTWSTTETWKYITKEGRWVTVAPMLRPRTNHSSATLNGEIYVIGGTTLARVEVERYDPYHDTWTSTCPAVKYMTNFTCTACQGKLYVIGSCAVKYNALTMQCYNPVIDSWMNICSPFIPKYLSSPRSVCMEGNIYLLADNTKKVYSYDPDANLWQKIQLLHMLHENGGLVSLDGRLYVTGGHWKGMEGDYGVEVEVYNRASDTWEVEGFLPRLWFFSGVSTIFLDPTNWPRVFPADTT; this is translated from the exons ATGGTACGCAACGTGGACGACCTTGACTTCTGCCTGCCGTCGCACCCGCAGACCATCCTGGATGGCCTCCGTACCCTGTGCTCTCAGCCCAAGATGGTGGACGTAACGCTGAGCGCCGGAGGTCGTGACTTCCCGTGCCACCGCGGTGTCCTGGCCCTCTGCAGTGGCTTCTTCAGCTCCATGTTCTCCGGGGATTTCACCGAGAGCATTGCGGCCCGCGTGGAGCTCCAAGAAGTGGACCCGGAAATACTGGGCTGCTTGTTGGACTTTGCCTACACGGGAAAACTGACCATCAACCAGAGTAACGTGGAGGGCCTGATCCGGACCTCCAGTAGGTTGCAGTTCCAGACGGTCCGTGCCGTGTGCACACGTTACCTCCAACACCAGATCGACGCGACCAACTGCTTGGGGATCCTGGAGTTTGGAGAAATCCACGGCTGCCCTGAGGTGGTGGCCAAGGCACGGGCTTTCCTCTTAGAGAACTTTGAGGCTGTTCAGCTGAGCGAGGAGTTCCTACTCCAGGAGAAAGACCGCTTGGTCTCCTGCCTGAGCCATGATGGCCTGCAGATCCGATGCGAGCACGCTCGGGTGGAAGCCGTTCTTAGGTGGGTCGGGCATCGGCGGGAAGCTCGGTTGGACCACATGCCGGAGCTGCTGGGCCTGTGCAGACTGGAGCTGCTTGACCCGGACTACCTGAAGGGGACGCTGTTGCAGGATGCTCTGGTGCAGGCCTCGGACGGCTGCAGGGAGGCCGTGGAGAAG AAGATGCACTTGGCGCCGAAGTGCATGACTCACGTGGACGGTCAGAGTCCACAGCCCAATCTGCAGGAGGTCCTCTTCGTCATGGGGGGTCGCTCCCTGGACGACGACTCCGACGATGACTCGGACGACGAGGATGGCGAGCGAGCCAGAGCGAGAGAGCGCAGAGCTCCGCTTAAAAACTGTGCCTTCTATAACACCAAGACAA AACAGTGGCATGAGCTTCCAAATTTCCCCAATCCAAACAAATGGGGCTTCTCCATGGTGTCGTTGAATAATGACGTCTACGTCACAG GAGGCTCTCGGGGCTCCAACACCAACACCTGGTCCACCACGGAGACATGGAAGTACATCACCAAGGAAGGACGCTGGGTCACGGTGGCGCCCATGCTCAGACCTCGCACCAATCACTCATCAGCCACGCTTAACGGAGAAATCTACGTCATTGGAG GTACGACATTAGCTCGGGTAGAAGTGGAGCGTTACGACCCGTACCACGACACATGGACCTCCACGTGTCCCGCCGTGAAGTACATGACCAATTTCACGTGTACGGCGTGCCAGGGGAAGCTCTACGTGATTGGCTCCTGCGCCGTCAAGTACAACGCCTTGACCATGCAGTGCTACAACCCCGTCATAG ATAGCTGGATGAATATCTGCTCGCCATTCATCCCCAAGTACCTTTCGTCTCCTCGCTCGGTGTGCATGGAAGGAAACATCTACCTGCTGGCCGACAACACCAAGAAAGTTTACTCCTACGACCCCGACGCTAATTTGTGGCAGAag ATCCAACTGCTCCACATGCTTCATGAGAACGGCGGCCTGGTGTCACTGGATGGGAGGTTGTATGTGACGGGCGGTCACTGGAAAGGGATGGAAGGCGATTACGGCGTGGAGGTGGAGGTGTACAACCGAGCCTCGGACACCTGGGAGGTGGAGGGCTTCCTGCCCAGACTCTGGTTCTTCAGCGGCGTCTCCACCATTTTCCTCGACCCCACCAACTGGCCTCGGGTCTTCCCCGCCGACACCACGTAG